In Streptomyces sp. NBC_00341, the DNA window CGGCCCCCGGTACAGGAGCCCCCGGAGCGGACGACGCCCCCGGGACGGTCTTCGAGGTGGAGGTGACCGAACGCGGTGAGGACGCCGTGGCCCGCGCCGCCGCCTCGGCCGACACCGTGATCGTCGTGGCCGGCAACGACGCCCACATCAACGGCCGCGAGACCGAGGACCGCACCACGCTCGATCTGCCCGCCCAGCAGGAACGCCTCTGGCGTGCCGCCCACGCCGCCAACCCGCGCACCGTCCTTGCCGTCACCTCCGCCTACCCGTACGCCCTCGCCGACGCGGCGGCCACGATCCCCGCGCTGCTGTGGACCGCGCACGGCGGACAGGCCGCCGGAACGGCGCTCGCCCGGGTCCTGGCGGGCGACGTCTCGCCGGCCGGCCGGCTGCCGCAGACCTGGTACGCCTCCGACGCGGAACTGCCCGGTCTGCTCGACTACGACATCATCGGCTCCCGGCAGACCTACCTCTATTACCGGGGCACACCGCTCTACCCGTTCGGCCACGGCCTCTCGTACAGCGAGTTCACCTACAGCGGCCTGACCGCGGAGCGTGCGGGCGACCTCGTGCGGGTGTCGCTGACCGTCACCAACGCGGGGGCCGTCGCCGCCGACGAGGTCGCCCAGCTCTACGTGCGGGCGGTCGCGCCGTCCGTCCCGAGGCCGCTGCGGCAGCTGGCCGGCCACCGCAGGCTGCACCTGGCGCCCGGCGCAGCGGAACGCGTCGAGTTCGGCGTCCCCGTGACCGAGCTCGGCCACTGGGACGTGGCGCACGGCCGCTGGACCGTCGAGCCCGGCGCGTACGAGATCCAGGCCGGCGCTTCCAGCGCCGACATCCGGACCGTCACCGTGCTCACCGTCGAGGGTGAACCGGCCGGCCCGCGGCAGGTCCTGACGCGAGGTCTGGAGGCGGCCGACTACGACGAGCAGTTGGGCACCGTGATCGTCGACCGGACGAAGACCGAGGGCGACGCCGTGTCCGCGTCCGCCACCCGCAACGAACTCCTCTACCGAAGCTGCGACTTCGGCGCCGGGGCCCAGGACCTCGCGGTGTCGGCGTCGGGGGAGGGGGCCGTACACATCACCGTCGACGGCGCCACGGTCACCGTTCCGGTGAGCGCCACCGGCGGACCGTACGACTACCGCACCCACCGGGCCGCGATCAGCGCCTCCGGCGTCCGCGACCTGCGCGTCACCCTGGACGGCGCCGTACGTCTGGCCCGGATGTCCTTCACCGGGGAAACGCAGTGAACCGTCCCGCGACGCGAACCCCCTCTCCCGCCAGTCCCGTTCGAGCTGCCCCCGGCAAGGAATCCTCATGAAGTTCACCGACGGCTTCTGGCTCATGCGTGAGGGCGTACGTGCCTGCTACGCCACCGAGATCCGCGATCTGCGCGTCAGCGAAGAGCGGTTCACCGCCTACGCGGCGGTCAAGCACGTCGCCGAACGCGGCGACACCCTCAACACCCCACTGATCACCGTCGAATGCTTCTCCCCGGCCGAGGGGATCATCGGCGTGCGCGCCACCCACCACGCCGGGACGGTGAACCGGGGGCCCGACTTCGCGCTCCCCGGACTGGACCCGGCAGCCGCCGGTGCCCGGACCCGGCAGGACGGGGCCGTCACCGAACTGACCAGCGGACCGCTCACCCTGCGCATGGACGGCGACGGGCCGTGGGGCCTCACCTTCCTCGACGCCGACGGCCGCCGTCTCACCGGGGCGGGCGACAAGGGCACCGCCTTCGCCACCACGTCGGACGGCACCCACCACATGGTCGCCCAACTCGCCCTGGACATCGGTGAGAACGTCTACGGCCTCGGTGAGCGCTTCACCCCGTACGTCAAGAACGGCCAGAGCGTCGACATCTGGCAGGCGGACGGCGGCACCAGCAGCGAACTGGCCTACAAGAACATCCCGTTCTACCTCTCGTCACGCGGCTACGGCGTCTTCGTCAACCACCCCGGAAGGGTCTCCTTCGAGATCGGCTCCGAGTCGGTCGGCCAGGTGCAGTTCAGCGTCGAGGACCAGTCGCTGGAGTACTACATCGTCGCCGGGCCGACCCCCAAGGAGGTGCTGGCCCGCTACACCGCGCTCACCGGCCGCCCCGCACTGCCGCCGGCCTGGTCGTTCGGTCTCTGGCTCACCACGTCGTTCTGCACCTCCTACGACGAGGAGACCGTGACGTCGTTCGTCGACGGCATGGCCGGACGCGAAATCCCGCTCTCCGTCTTCCACTTCGACTGCTTCTGGATGCGTGAGTACCAGTGGTCGGACTTCCTGTGGGACCCGGACGTCTTCCCCGACCCCGAAGGCATGCTGGCCCGGCTCAAGGAGCGCGGCCTGCGGATCAGCATGTGGATCAACCCGTACATCGCCCAGAAGTCCGCACTGTTCGCGGAGGCCGCGGAGCGCGGATACCTGGTCCGCCGGCCCAGCGGTGACGTCTGGCAGTGGGACCTGTGGCAGCCCGGCATGGCCCTGGTCGACTTCACGGACCCGGCGGCGCGCGAGTGGTACAGCGGCAAGCTCCGCGCCCTGCTCGACCAGGGCGTCGACTGCTTCAAGACGGACTTCGGCGAGCGCGTGCCCACCGATGTGGTGTGGCACGACGGCTCGGACCCCGAGCGGATGCACAACTACTACGCACAGATCTACAACCGGACGGTCTTCGAACTGCTGGAGAAGGAGCGCGGACCCGGCGAGGCGGTGCTCTTCGCCCGCTCCGCGACGGCCGGCGGCCAGCAGTTCCCCGTGCACTGGGGCGGTGACTGCTTCGCCTCGTTCACGGCGATGGCCGAGTCCCTGCGCGGCGGCCTCTCACTGAGTCTGTCCGGCTTCGGCTTCTGGAGCCATGACATCGGCGGCTTCGAGGGCACCCCGGACCCGGCGGTCTTCAAGCGCTGGCTCGCCTTCGGCCTGCTCTCCTCGCACAGCCGGCTGCACGGCAACGTGTCGTACCGGGTGCCGTGGGCGTTCGGCGAGGAGGCGGTGGACGTCGCCCGCGCGTTCACCCTCCTCAAGCACCGGCTGATGCCGTACCTGTACGGGGTCGCCGCCACCGCCCACCGGACGGGCGTGCCGATGATGCGCCCCATGCTGCTGGAGTTCCCGGACGATCCGACGACCCGGATGCTGGACCGTCAGTACATGCTCGGACCTGACCTGCTGGTCGCACCGGTCTTCACCGAGGACGGGCAGGTCGAGTACTACGTCCCCGAGGGCACCTGGACGTCGCTGCTGACCGGCGAGACCGTCACCGGGCCGGTCTGGCGCCACGAGACCCACGGCTTCGACAGCCTGCCGGTCCTGGTCCGCCCCGGCGCGGTGCTCCCCTGGGGCGCAGAGGACCAGCGCCCGGACGGCGACTGGCTGGACGGACTCACCCTGCGCGCCTACGGTCCGGTGGCCGCCGCCGACGCCGTGGTCACGGTGCCGGACCTGACGGGAGCGGTCGCCGCGACGTTCCGGGTGGTCCGGGACGGGGCGGCCCTGAGCGTCACGGCCGAGGGGAGCGACCGGCCCTTCCGGGTGGTCGACGAGGAGACCGGAGCCACCGGGGAGGGTGCGGGCACGGTGACGCTGCGGGGCGCCTGAGGGAGCTGCCCCCGGGACGCGCGGGGCGGTGACCGGCTCCCCCCGGCACCGTCCCGCGCTCAGCGTGTCGCGTCCGCCAGGGCCCGGTCGGCGGCGGCGCGGGAGGTGTGCCACAGGGTGGTGACCGGCTCCCACACCTGGATCCCGCGGCCCATGCCCACCGTCGCGGCGCCGAACGTGACGCCGTGGTGCGAGGGGTCCGCCGCCACGGACAGGGTGCGGACGACGTGGCCCTCGGTGGCGCCCGGGGCCGCCGTGCGTACGGCGGCGTACCCGTGCTCGCCCGGCGAGAGCACATAGGGGCCGCTGGTCGCCGGCGGCACGGCCTCGGCCGAGCCGTCCAGCCCCCGGAAGGTGACCGTGGGGATGCGGTCCACCACACAGGTGCTCCCGCCCCGGTTGGTGACGGCGATCCGGGCCACGTTCCGCTGCCCGCCGGACGAGGCCGAGACGCTGAGGGACTGCTCCTGGCAGATACCCGGACGGGGGGCCGACGTACCGGCCGGGGCGGCGGTCACGCCGGTGGCGGTCAGGGCCACGGCGGCCGTCGCGGTGAGCGCGGCGGTGAGAGCGGAGGACGGGCGCATGTTGTTTCTCCCCTTGGATCGACAGCCTGCGGTCGTGGCCGGAGGACCCGGCGACCGGTACAACCGACAGGGACATTCTGGACGGTATGCCACGCTCCTGGCGATAGATGGGGCATATCGCTTCAATATCTACCGTCGAGATGCCTGGGTATCCGGACGATTCCTATACCTCTTAGGTAAATCCTTAATAGGTATAGGATCGTGGGTGACGGCTGACGGAAGGAAGAGCATGGTGCGCGCAGGGCTGACGGCTGACCGCCTGGCTCAGGCCGGGGCGGAGCTGGCCGATGAGGTCGGCTTCGACCAGGTGACCGTCTCGGCGCTCGCCCGGCGGTTCGACGTCAAGGTCGCGAGCCTGTACTCGCATCTGAAGAACTCCCACGACCTCAAGACCAGAATCGCCCTGCTCGCCCTGGAGGAGCTCGCCGACCGCGGGGCCGCCGCACTCGCCGGACGGGCGGGCAAGGACGCACTCAAGGCCTTCGCGGACGTCTACCGCGACTACGCCCGCGAGCACCCCGGTCGTTACGCCGCCGCCCAGCTGAGGCTCGACCCGGAAGCGGCCGCCGCCAGCGCAGGCGGCAGGCACGCGCAGATGACCCGGGCCATCCTGCGCGGCTACGAACTGACCGAGCCCGATCAGACACACGCCGTCCGGCTGCTGGGCAGCGTCTTCCACGGCTACGTCAGCCTGGAGATGCAGGGCGGATTCAGCCACAGCGCCCCCGACTCGCAGGAGAGCTGGTCGTGGTCCCTGGACGCACTGGACGCCCTGCTGCGGAACTGGCCCGCGCCCTGACCGGAGTTCCCGGGCACCTCAGCGTTCCGAGCAACACCTCAACGTTCCGAGCAACAGGTAGAGGCAACAGGTAGAGACATGCAGACCGAATCCGACTGGATCACCACACCGATCACCGCAGACCTCCTGCGCGGGGCGCTCGACCTGGAGCGCACCGAGCACGGAGTGCGCCCGCACCGGCTGCCCGCCCGCGCCCGCGCACAGTGCGCAGACGCGCAGTTGGCGATGGCGGAGGCCCAGCCGTCCGGCGTGCGGCTGGTGTTCCGTACCGCCGCCACCGTGATCGAGCTGGACGCACTCCGCACCAAGACGGCCTACCAGGGCGCGCCGCCCCGCCCCGACGGCGTCTACGACCTGCTCGTCGACGGCCGCCTCGCGGGGCAGGGGAGCGTGACCGGCGGCAACGTCCTCCTGGTCGACATGACCGCCGGGACCGCGCAGACGCAGCCGGGACCGGTCGGCACCGTACGGTTCGCCGGGCTGCCCGAAGGCGTCAAGGACATCGAGATCTGGCTGCCGTACAACGAGAACACCGAGCTCGTCGCCCTGCGAACCGACGCCCCCGTCGAACCCGCCCCCGACCGGGGCCGCAAGGTGTGGCTGCATCACGGCAGTTCGATCAGCCACGGCTCGGACGCCGCGAGCCCCACCAGCACCTGGCCCGCACTGGCGGCCTCCCTCGGCGGGGTGGAGCTGGTCAACCTGGGCCTGGGCGGCAGCGCGCTGCTCGACCCGTTCACGGCGCGGGCGATGCGCGACACCCCCGCGGACCTGATCAGCGTCAAGATCGGCCTCAATCTCGTCAACGCCGACCTGATGCGGCTGCGGGCCTTCACCCCGGCGGTGCACGGCTTCCTCGACACCGTCCGCGAGGGGCACCCCACCGCTCCGCTGCTGGTCGTCTCGCCCGTCCTGTGCCCCATCCACGAGGACACCCCGGGCCCGAGCATGCCCGACTTCAGCAACCTCAGTGAGGGAAGGCTCCAGTTCAAGGCCATGGGCGACCCTTCGGAGAGGGCCGCGGGGAAGCTGACGCTCAACGTCATCCGGGAGGCCCTGAGCGACCTCGTCGAGCAGCGCGCCGCCGACGACCCGAACCTGTACTACCTCGACGGCCGCGCTCTGTACGGAGAGCGGGACTTCGCCGAACTGCCGCTGCCGGACCAGCTCCACCCGGACGCGGCCACCCACCGGCGCATGGGCGACCGGTTCGCCGCCCTCGCCTTCGCCCCCGACGGCCCGTTCGCCGCGGAACGCCCGGCCTGATCAATTCGTCGGTCACTGGGTCACCGCGTCACCGCGTCACCGCGTCACCGCGTCACTGCGTCAATGCGTCAGCCCGTCGGCCGGTCCGGGGTTCCGGTCCGGCCGACGGGCGTACGTCACATGCCGGGCGGGACCCGGGACGGGCGGCCGTTGCCACGGGTCAGCGAGTAGCCGAAGACGGCCGCGAGCGCGCCCAGCACCCCGCCGCCGACGGTCCACAGCCAGCGGTCGGTCCACCACCCCGAGGCCCAGCCGTCCTCGGGCTCACCCGCGAGCGGGACCGGGGCGGCGGAGGCGTCGTCGTCGGAGGCCTGCTCGGCCGAGGACACCCCGGGCACCAGCGGCTTGGAGAGCGTGCCGTCGACGTCCCCGGCACCGCCCTTCCCGGCCGAGGTGACCTCGACCTCGGTCCGCACCGGCAGACCGAGATCCGCCGAGGGCAGATCGACGACGGTGAGGCGGACGTAATAGCTTCCGGGCAGCGGGTCGTTGGCCCACGGCTCCGACCAGGCCCTGACGGTCCGCAGGACGCAGGTGAGCTCGACCGTGGCGGCGTCGGCCGCGGCCTTGCCGGTCTGCTTGCCGTACATGCAGGCCTGACGGCGCCGCAGCCCGTCGTACACGTCGATCTGCCACGTCGAGACGCCGTGCCGGGTGGCGGCCTCGGGCAGGGTGACCTTCGCCTTGACGGTGGGCCGCTGGCCCGCGTCGGCCGGGAACACCCAGTACAGGTAGTCGCCCGTGGATCCGCCGGCGGTGGCGGTCTGGTTCTGCTGGATCGCGGTGGCGGTACGGAAGGCGGTGCCCGCCTCCGTGGGGCCGGAGCCGTCGCCGGAGGCGCTGGGGCTCGGTGACGGGTCGTCCGCGACGGCGGCCCCCGCCCCGGTCAGCAGGGCGAGGCCGGTCAGCAGCGCACCCGCGAGCACACGTGTCGTACGGATCATCGGTTGGTCCTCCAGACGGCGATGCGCCAGCGCGAGATCCAGCCGGTCAGCAGGCCCGCGACCAGTCCGGTGAGGACGAGCACGCCGAGCAGCCACCAGCCGCGGCCCAGGCCGAACGCGGCGACATCGGCCGCGTTGTCGGGCCCGTCCACCACGTCGACGGTCAGCTCGACCGGCATTCCGGGCGAGGTCTTCACAGAGGCGGGCGCCGAGAAGGAGTTGCTGACCTGGAGGCAGACGGTCTCGGGGACCGGCTCCTCGTCGTCATCGTCCTGCTCGGGCCTGGGGTAGCGCAGTCCGGACGAGATGGCGTCGGTGCGCCCGGTCCCGGATTCGGAACCCCTGACGATCTCCCGGCCGTGCACGGTCACCGCCCGCAGCAGGGTCCCGTAGTCGTTGTTCACGGCGCGGTCCGCGAAGACGCTGACCGAGGCGCGCAGTTCCTGGCCGGGGAGTACCTCCACCCGGTACCAGCGGTGCTCACCGATCTTCTCGCGGTCGGTGTAGAGGCCCGCCTTGAGCTTCGGGGCGTCGGTGCAGCTGTCCGCGCCCTCCGTCGCCACGGGGGTGACGACGGGCTCTGCCGCCCGGTCGACCAACTGCTTTACGCGGCCGGAGAGTTGATCGGTGTGCTGGACGGCGGTGTATGTGCCGCCGGTGGCCTCCGCGATGCAGGTCAGCTGCTTGCGGATCTTCTCGTTCGGCACCAGGCCGAGGGTGTCGATGACCAGGTGGATGCCGCGTGCGGCGATGTCCCGGGCCACCTCGCACGGGTCGAGCGGGCCGCAGGTGTCCTCGCCGTCGCTGATCAGCACGATCCGGCGGGTGGAGTCGCCGCCCTCCAGATCGTCGGCGGCGCCCAGCAGGGCGGGTCCGATCGGGGTCCAGCCGGTGGGCGCGAGGGTGGCGACCGCGGTCTTGGCCTCCGTGCGGTCGAGCGGGCCGACCGGGTAGAGCGCCTTGGTGTCCTTGCAGCCGACCTTCCGGTCGTCGCCCGGGTAGTCGGCGCCGAGGGTGCGGATGCCGAGCTGCACCTGCTCGGGCACCGCGTCCAGGACCTCGTTGAACGCCTGCTTCGCCGCGGTCATCCGGGACTGGCCGTCGATGTCGCGGGTCCGCATGGAGCCACTGACATCGAGCACCAGCTCGACCTTGGGGGACGCTTTCGTGGGGGTTTCATCGGCCGCGGCGGGGAGGGCCGAGCCGAGCCCGGCGGTCAGGGTGGCGAGCAGAATACCCACCCCGACCGTCAGCCTTCTTCTTATGATCATCGCCGGATAGTAGTGAACATCAGTTCGCTATCCAAAACGGGTCGCTGACGGGACGTCGGCCGGTCGCCCGGCTGCCACCGCCCGCGTTCAGCCCTGCGGGCGGTCCGCGCCCAGCAGCGGTCCGGCCGCCCGGTCCAGTACCGAGCCGATCCGGTCCCAGGTGGCCAGGTCCCTTTCCACCGCCGCGAGTTGCCGGTCCTCGCCGGAACGCCAGCCGGTGGCGACGGCGACCGGGTCCGTCCCCGTGGCGGCAGAGGCGGCGAGGGCCGCCGCGCCCACCGCGACGAGTTCGCCGCTGGCCGGTACCGTCACCGGACGCCCCGACAGCCGCCGTACGGTCTCCACCCACTGGTGTCCCTGGGCGCCGCCGCCGATCAGCAGCAGCGGCCGGGCCGCCACCTCGGGGTCCGCCGGGTCGAGCCCGCAGGCGCGGAGCAGTTCGTCGAGCGCCCGCAGCACGGTGAAGACCGCGCCCTCGTAGGCGGCGCCCAGGAGTTGCTGGGGGGTGGTGTCGTGCCGCAGCCCGGTGAGGAGGCCGGAGGCGGTGGGCAGGTCGGGGGTGCGTTCGCCGTCCAGGTAGGGCAGGACCACGGCCTCGCCGCCGGGTGCGGCGTCGGCGCGGTCCAGGCCGAGCAGGGCGGCGACCTTGTCCACGGCGAGCGTGCAGTTGAGGGTGCAGGCCAGCGGGAGGTACGTGCCGTCGGCCGCGGCGAAGCCGGAGAGCGCGGCGGAGGCGGGCCTGGTCCGGGAGGCGGCGAAGACCGTGCCGGAGGTGCCCAGGCTGAGCACCGGGTGGTCCAGGAGCCCGGCGCCGCCGAGCCCGAGACCGACGGCGGCGCTCATGTTGTCACCGGTGCCCGCCGCGACGGCGATACCGGCGGGCAGGCCGAGTGCCTCGGCCGCACCTGCGGTCAGTGAGCCGATGCGGGCCGCGCCGCTCGCGGCCACTTCGGGCAGCGACGCGGGCTCGATGGAGAGGAGTTCGAGCAGCTCGGGGTCGTAGGTTCCGGTGGCGGTGGAGTACCAGCAGGTGCCGGACGCGTCGCCGGGGTCGGTGACGGCGCGGCCGGACAGCCGCTCGGTGAGGAAGTCGTGGGGCAGCCGGATCGCCGCCACCGCCGCGGCGGTGGCGGGTTCGTTCTCCCGCAGCCACTGCCATTTCGACGCCGTCATCGCGGCCACCGGCACGGAGCCGGTGCGCGCGGTCCAGGCGTCGGGTCCGCCCAGCGCCGCGGTGAGGGCGGCGGCCTGCGGGGCGGAACGGGTGTCGTTCCACAGCAGGGCAGGGCGCAGTGGGGCGCCGTTCGCGTCCAGTACGACGAGGCCGTGCTGCTGGCCCGCCACGGCGATCCCGGCGACAGCGGAGGCGGGGACGCCCGACTCCTCGAGCCCGGCGGCGACCGCGTCGCACAGCGCCTGCCACCACACCTCGGGGTCCGTCTCGCGGGCCCCGGCCTCCCCGGTGACGACATGGGGGGCACGGCCGACGGCGAGCAGCCGGCCGGTCGCGATGTCGACGAACGCCGCTTTGGTGGACTGGGTGGAGCTGTCCACACCGATGACGACGGTGAGCGGCGGCATGGCTGGCCTCATTCTCTGGTCTCAGGGGTCGGTCCCGCGTGGCGGGATGCCGTGGGGACATCGCCCTGCGGGTATTTGATCGTACGGAGAACAAATTAGGTGATCGAAGCGGCGGGGAACAGGGGGTGGGGTGGATTTCCGTCAAGCGGCGGATTAGGTAGTCGGGCGGGTGTTCGTGCGAGAGGGTGGGTATGGAGTCGGGCTGGGGGGTTACGTCGCCGGGGTGGTCGGTGCATGATTAGTCATGACACTGAACAAATTGAGGTTCGGCCGCCCGACCGGCTGCGGACCCATGGCACCGAAGGCGGTTGGACCATGACCGAGCGTTTCACCCCCACCCCGCAGGACAAGTTCACCTTCGGCCTGTGGACCGTGGGCTGGCAGGGGCGCGACCCGTTCGGCGACGCGACCCGGGAGGCGATCGACCCGGTCGACACCGTGCAGCGCCTCGCGGAGCTCGGTGCGTACGGTGTGACGTTCCACGACGACGACCTGATCCCGTTCGGCTCGACGGACTCCGAGCGCGAGGGCATCGTGAAGCGGTTCCGCCAGTCGCTGGACGCGGCCGGTCTCAAGGTTCCGATGGCCACGACGAACCTGTTCACGCACCCGGTGTTCAAGGACGGCGGGTTCACGTCGAACGACCGTGATGTGCGGCGGTTCGCGCTGCGCAAGGTGATCCGCAACATCGATCTGGCGGTCGAGCTGGGCGCTGAGACGTATGTGGCGTGGGGTGGCCGTGAGGGTGCGGAGTCCGGGGGTGCGAAGGACATCCGTCTCGCGCTGGACCGGATGAAGGAGGCGTTCGACCTGCTCGGGGAGTACGTCGTCGAGCAGGGCTACGACCTGAGGTTCGCCATCGAGCCGAAGCCGAACGAGCCGCGCGGGGACATCCTGCTGCCGACCGTCGGTCACGCCCTGGCGTTCATCGAGCGCCTGGAGCGCCCGGAGATGTACGGCGTGAACCCGGAGGTCGGCCACGAGCAGATGGCCGGGCTGAACTTCGCGCACGGCATCGCGCAGGCGATCTGGGCGGGCAAGCTCTTCCACCTGGACCTCAACGGCCAGTCCGGCATCAAGTACGACCAGGACCTCCGCTTCGGCGCCGGTGACCTGCGCCAGGCCTTCTGGCTCGTCGACCTGCTGGAGACGGCCGGCTACGAGGGCCCGCGCCACTTCGACTTCAAGCCGCCGCGGACCGAGGACTACGACGGCGTCTGGGCCTCGGCCGCGGGCTGCATGCGCAACTACCTGATCCTCAAGGACCGGGCCGCCGCCTTCCGCGCCGACCCGGTGGTGCAGGACGCGCTGCGCGCCTCCCGGCTGGACGAGCTGGCGCAGCCCACCGCCGCCGACGGGGTGGCGGGGCTGCTGGCCGACCGCTCCGCGTACGAGGACTTCGACGTGACGGCCGCGGCCGAGCGCGGCATGGCGTTCGAGGCCCTGGACCAGCTGGCGATGGACCACCTGCTCGGCGTCCGCTGACCCTGTCGCGGGGGCGGACGCGCTACTGGGACGCGCTCACTGGGACGTGCCTCCCTGGAGGCGCCTCCAGGGGGGCGCCCCGGGGCGCGTCCGCCCCCGCGTCGCAGGTCGTGTCCGCGGGCAGACTGTCCGCAGCGCCCCTCAGGCCGTGCCGCGCCCCGCGTACGCCACCGGGTCCGCGAGCACGTCCGTCATGACCAGGGCCGCCGCACCCCGTGCCGCGTCACCCGCGACGGACGAGGCGCGCAGCCTGCCGCTGCCCGGGGACCACAGCCCGGACACGACCCGGCCCGTCAGCTCCTCGTCCACGGGCGGCGACAGCCACGGCATCAGGTTCCGGTAGATCCCGCCGAGCACCACGGCGTCCGGGTCCAGCAGATTCACCGCCCCCGACAGCACCCGGCCCAGCATCCGGCCCGCCCCGGCAACGGCGGCGACCGCCCGTTCGTCGCCCGCCC includes these proteins:
- the yicI gene encoding alpha-xylosidase, which produces MKFTDGFWLMREGVRACYATEIRDLRVSEERFTAYAAVKHVAERGDTLNTPLITVECFSPAEGIIGVRATHHAGTVNRGPDFALPGLDPAAAGARTRQDGAVTELTSGPLTLRMDGDGPWGLTFLDADGRRLTGAGDKGTAFATTSDGTHHMVAQLALDIGENVYGLGERFTPYVKNGQSVDIWQADGGTSSELAYKNIPFYLSSRGYGVFVNHPGRVSFEIGSESVGQVQFSVEDQSLEYYIVAGPTPKEVLARYTALTGRPALPPAWSFGLWLTTSFCTSYDEETVTSFVDGMAGREIPLSVFHFDCFWMREYQWSDFLWDPDVFPDPEGMLARLKERGLRISMWINPYIAQKSALFAEAAERGYLVRRPSGDVWQWDLWQPGMALVDFTDPAAREWYSGKLRALLDQGVDCFKTDFGERVPTDVVWHDGSDPERMHNYYAQIYNRTVFELLEKERGPGEAVLFARSATAGGQQFPVHWGGDCFASFTAMAESLRGGLSLSLSGFGFWSHDIGGFEGTPDPAVFKRWLAFGLLSSHSRLHGNVSYRVPWAFGEEAVDVARAFTLLKHRLMPYLYGVAATAHRTGVPMMRPMLLEFPDDPTTRMLDRQYMLGPDLLVAPVFTEDGQVEYYVPEGTWTSLLTGETVTGPVWRHETHGFDSLPVLVRPGAVLPWGAEDQRPDGDWLDGLTLRAYGPVAAADAVVTVPDLTGAVAATFRVVRDGAALSVTAEGSDRPFRVVDEETGATGEGAGTVTLRGA
- a CDS encoding DUF4232 domain-containing protein; this translates as MRPSSALTAALTATAAVALTATGVTAAPAGTSAPRPGICQEQSLSVSASSGGQRNVARIAVTNRGGSTCVVDRIPTVTFRGLDGSAEAVPPATSGPYVLSPGEHGYAAVRTAAPGATEGHVVRTLSVAADPSHHGVTFGAATVGMGRGIQVWEPVTTLWHTSRAAADRALADATR
- a CDS encoding TetR/AcrR family transcriptional regulator, coding for MVRAGLTADRLAQAGAELADEVGFDQVTVSALARRFDVKVASLYSHLKNSHDLKTRIALLALEELADRGAAALAGRAGKDALKAFADVYRDYAREHPGRYAAAQLRLDPEAAAASAGGRHAQMTRAILRGYELTEPDQTHAVRLLGSVFHGYVSLEMQGGFSHSAPDSQESWSWSLDALDALLRNWPAP
- a CDS encoding GDSL-type esterase/lipase family protein, yielding MQTESDWITTPITADLLRGALDLERTEHGVRPHRLPARARAQCADAQLAMAEAQPSGVRLVFRTAATVIELDALRTKTAYQGAPPRPDGVYDLLVDGRLAGQGSVTGGNVLLVDMTAGTAQTQPGPVGTVRFAGLPEGVKDIEIWLPYNENTELVALRTDAPVEPAPDRGRKVWLHHGSSISHGSDAASPTSTWPALAASLGGVELVNLGLGGSALLDPFTARAMRDTPADLISVKIGLNLVNADLMRLRAFTPAVHGFLDTVREGHPTAPLLVVSPVLCPIHEDTPGPSMPDFSNLSEGRLQFKAMGDPSERAAGKLTLNVIREALSDLVEQRAADDPNLYYLDGRALYGERDFAELPLPDQLHPDAATHRRMGDRFAALAFAPDGPFAAERPA
- a CDS encoding VWA domain-containing protein, with translation MIIRRRLTVGVGILLATLTAGLGSALPAAADETPTKASPKVELVLDVSGSMRTRDIDGQSRMTAAKQAFNEVLDAVPEQVQLGIRTLGADYPGDDRKVGCKDTKALYPVGPLDRTEAKTAVATLAPTGWTPIGPALLGAADDLEGGDSTRRIVLISDGEDTCGPLDPCEVARDIAARGIHLVIDTLGLVPNEKIRKQLTCIAEATGGTYTAVQHTDQLSGRVKQLVDRAAEPVVTPVATEGADSCTDAPKLKAGLYTDREKIGEHRWYRVEVLPGQELRASVSVFADRAVNNDYGTLLRAVTVHGREIVRGSESGTGRTDAISSGLRYPRPEQDDDDEEPVPETVCLQVSNSFSAPASVKTSPGMPVELTVDVVDGPDNAADVAAFGLGRGWWLLGVLVLTGLVAGLLTGWISRWRIAVWRTNR
- the xylB gene encoding xylulokinase, coding for MPPLTVVIGVDSSTQSTKAAFVDIATGRLLAVGRAPHVVTGEAGARETDPEVWWQALCDAVAAGLEESGVPASAVAGIAVAGQQHGLVVLDANGAPLRPALLWNDTRSAPQAAALTAALGGPDAWTARTGSVPVAAMTASKWQWLRENEPATAAAVAAIRLPHDFLTERLSGRAVTDPGDASGTCWYSTATGTYDPELLELLSIEPASLPEVAASGAARIGSLTAGAAEALGLPAGIAVAAGTGDNMSAAVGLGLGGAGLLDHPVLSLGTSGTVFAASRTRPASAALSGFAAADGTYLPLACTLNCTLAVDKVAALLGLDRADAAPGGEAVVLPYLDGERTPDLPTASGLLTGLRHDTTPQQLLGAAYEGAVFTVLRALDELLRACGLDPADPEVAARPLLLIGGGAQGHQWVETVRRLSGRPVTVPASGELVAVGAAALAASAATGTDPVAVATGWRSGEDRQLAAVERDLATWDRIGSVLDRAAGPLLGADRPQG
- the xylA gene encoding xylose isomerase, giving the protein MTERFTPTPQDKFTFGLWTVGWQGRDPFGDATREAIDPVDTVQRLAELGAYGVTFHDDDLIPFGSTDSEREGIVKRFRQSLDAAGLKVPMATTNLFTHPVFKDGGFTSNDRDVRRFALRKVIRNIDLAVELGAETYVAWGGREGAESGGAKDIRLALDRMKEAFDLLGEYVVEQGYDLRFAIEPKPNEPRGDILLPTVGHALAFIERLERPEMYGVNPEVGHEQMAGLNFAHGIAQAIWAGKLFHLDLNGQSGIKYDQDLRFGAGDLRQAFWLVDLLETAGYEGPRHFDFKPPRTEDYDGVWASAAGCMRNYLILKDRAAAFRADPVVQDALRASRLDELAQPTAADGVAGLLADRSAYEDFDVTAAAERGMAFEALDQLAMDHLLGVR